The sequence GGACTTCGCGGGCAGCCGCGCATCCACCAGCGGAATCGGGCTGTAGGCCGAGTAATACACGCGCTTGAGCCCGAAGCGCGAATAGAGCCGGCTCGCGGTGTCGAGGATGGTGGCATCCGGCGTGGGCGTGGCGCCGACAATCATCTGCGTGCTCTGTCCCGCCGGGGCGAACTTCGGGGCCCGGGGGCTCTCCTTCCGCTCCGCCTTCGACTGCTCCACCCGCGTGGAGATCTCCTTCATCGTCTCGCCCGTGACGGCGAAGCTCTTCTCCGGCGCGAGCTTGCGCAGGTCGCCGTCCGTCGGCAGCTCGATGTTGGCGCTCAGCCGGTCCGCGTACCGGCCTGCCTCGTCGATCAGCTCCTTGGACGCGCCCGGCACCGTCTTGAGGTGGATGTAGCCCTGGAACAGGTGCACCTCGCGCAAGGCGCGCGCCACCTCGATGAGCTGCTCCATCGTGTAGTCCGGGCTCTTGATGACGCCAGAGCTCAGGAACAGGCCCTCGATGTAGTTGCGCTTGTAGAAGTCGAGCGTGAGCAGCACCACCTCCGCCGGGGTGAAGCGCGCACGGGCCGTGTCACTGGAGATGCGGTTGATGCAGTACTGGCAATCGTAGATGCAGAAGTTGGTGAGCAGGATCTTCAGCAACGACACGCACCGGCCATCCGGCGTGTAGCTGTGGCAGATGCCCATGCCCTCGACGCTGCCGAGGCCCTCCTTCGAAGCCTTGCGTTTGCCGCCGCTGCTCGAACACGAGGCGTCGTACTTCGCGGCATCGGCGAGAATCTCCAGCTTCTTGCGCACGTCCATGGGCGGATCCTACGCACCGCCCCTGACTGCGGAGAGGCGCACGCGCGTGGATCAGCAGACAGGCGGGCATCCGAGGGCGTGACAGGCCGCTGTCCAGTGAGCCCGTCACACCCCTTCCGGGCCGGGAATAACGGCGGTGGTGTAGAGCGAGTGCAGGTTCCAACCGAGCGTCTCGTAGAGGGCGCGTCCGTCCGTCGTGGCCACCAGCAGACCTCGACGGCTTCCCCTGGCCCGCGCGACAGCCTCCAGGGCCAGGAGCAGGGACCGCGCCAGGCCCCGGCGGCGATGCCCGGGCTCGGTGGCGATCCGGTCGTAAATCGCGACATCGCCCACACAGGCCATCCGGCCACGGGCCGCCTCCTGGCCATCCGCCGTGAAGACCCGCGCCAGCGTCACCGGCGAGCCACCGGACAGGTCCAGCGCATAGCCCGAGGGGAGCTGGGCGTTGCCCCGCATGGGCCCGTCACAGCGCATCATGAAACCCGGCGGGCGGATCTCCCACGCCGGCGGCAGCCCAGGACGCACCTCTTCCGAGGAGGCACAGACCTTCAGGAAGCACCAGGGCGTGTCGAGCTCCCGGGCCCGCCGCGCCACCGCCTCGGACCACCGCGCGTACACGTAGCGCAGCCGCTGGTCAGGCAGACCGACATCGACCCGCAGCGCCTCGCCCTCACGAACGGGCGGAGGCGTGCCCCGCGTCAGGGCCCAACCGTTCACCCAGATCTCGACGAGCGCGGGATCCGCGCGAAGGGAGGCTTCGTGAGCCGTCATGGACGGCGAGTCTGAACCGCCCCAGCAGCCGGAACAATGCTCAACGCAGGGAGCCCTCCAGGTGGACCACGCCCTCCTCCGCGGAGACGCGGAAGGCGATGGCCTCCTCCTGCCGCGCAGTCTGGAATCGCACCCGCGAGGGCAGGAAGAGGGGCCGCCGGAACTCACACGTCAGCGTGAGGGCGGGCACCTCCCCGGCTTCCCCCATCTCCGCCAGGCAACGGCTCAGCGTCCACATGCCATGGGCGATGGCGCGCGGGAACCCAAAGGGGCGCGCGGCGAGCGCCGAGAGGTGGATGGGGTTGTAGTCCCCCGAGGCCCGGGCATAACGCCGCCCCACGCCCGCGGGGACCGTCCAGTGGGCGGGACGGCTGTCGCGAAACGCGGCTCCCTCCTCTTCGGAGGCCTTTCGCTCCTTGCGCGAGGCGTCCCCTCCCGGCAGCCGGCGGAGCATGGTGGTGACGGCTTCCCAGACCCGGACTCCCTCCACCTCCACGTGGGTCGACAGGTCGAGTTCCCGGCCCAGGCGCACCTCGCGCTGCCCTTCCAGGAAGCAGGAGATCGCCAGCGGCGCATCGTCCGGCAACCGGCGCATCTGCCGGATGACGTTGCGGATGTGAATCATCCCCAGCAGCCGGTAGGGGAACTCCGGCCGGTTGAGCAGGGCCATGTGCAGCGGCGTGGCCAGCACCTGGGGATAGGTGGCGGGCAGAAAGCCATCGGCCTCGAAGCCACAGACGGCGCGATAGCGCGCGAGCCGCTGGGGCTCGGCCACCACGTGCCGCACGCGCACTTCCAACCGGGGCACCTCGGCGGCCCGGGAGGGTTTCCGGGCCACGGCGGCGCGCACCAGTTGCACACCGAGCGAGGGCAATGCGTCGAGCTCGAGCGAAACGGGGAGAGACATGCCGCAGCCCTTATCAAGGATGAGGGCCCCACTCTCATGGAAAGCGCCCAGCCCCCGCGCCGGGAGAGCTGAGCGCTTGAACCGTGTGACGCTCCGCCCCTGCGGCCAAGCGGCAGCGAGACAGACACATGGCCCCCCGTGGTGCTGTCACCCAGCTCGTTTTCAGGGTGCGCAACGCTACGCATTTCCTCTCTCCGTCGGGCAAGGTTTGCACTTCAGGTGTACGCCTTGCCCCCTGTCTTGCTGCATCGCGGCAGGGACAGATTGCTTACCCGGGCTGCTGGTAAGGTACGGACCGCATCGAGCCCTTTGCTCCCGAGTCCTTCGTGATCGAGTCCGAAGTCGCGCCCCCTTCCCCCGAAACGCGCTGGTCCTGGCCTCCCCTGTTCGGGTTGCTGGAGATCCAGTTCGGCGCCGCCGTGGGCTTCCTTCAGACGGCGGTCCCCTACTGGCTGGCCCGGGATGGCATGCCCCTGGCCCAGATCGGGCTGCTGTCCGGCACCGCCTTCTCCCCGCATGCCTGGAAGCTGCTCTGGGTGCCGCTCATCGATCTCGGCCCCTGGCGGCGGATCTGGTACGGCGTGGGCACGCTCCTGACGGCGCTGTTCCTGCTGGCGTGCGCCTTCCTGGATGAGCCTGCCCAGCATCTCGGGCTCTACACGCTCCTGCTCACGGGCCTGCAGGCCACGGCCTCGACGGCGCACGCGGCGCTCAATGGCCTGATGGCCACCACCACCCGGACCGAGGACAAGGGCCGCACGGGGGGGTGGCAGATGGCCGGGAACGTGGGGGCCACGAGCATGCTCGGCGCGCTCTGCATCTGGCTGGCGAGCGTCTCCAGCCGGCAAACCGTGGGCCTCGTGATGGCGGGGCTGGTGCTCGCCAGCGGCGCTGGCATCTTCTGGATCACCGAGCGCCCCGGCGCGCGCGCTTCCCCCGGGCCCCTGCTGCGCGCGGCCTGGGAGCGCGTGAAGGGCATCGTGAGCGATCTGCTGCGCACGGCCTTCAGCCGCGATGGCCTGGTCATGTTGGTGTTGTGCTTGATGCCGGTGAGCTGCGGCGCGCTCACCAACCTCTTCAGCGCCATGGCGGGCGACTACCAGGTGTCCCAGCACGTGGTGGAGCTGGTGAACGGCCTGGGCATGGGCGTCACCGGCGCCCTCGGCTCCCTCCTGGGCGGCTGGCTGTCGGACCGCATGAACCGCAAGCTCAACTACGCCCTCATGGGCGGCGCCACGGGGTTGTGTGCCTTCGCCATGGCCGCCGCGCCCCTGACTCCCTCCACGTATGTCTGGGGCACACTGGCCTACAGCTTCGCCAATGGCGCGGCCTTCGCGGCCTTCGCCGGCATGGTGCTGGACATGGTCAGCGAGGGCGCTGCGGTCACCACGAAGTACACGCTCTTCGTCGCGGCCTCCAACCTCTCCATCAGCTACGTCACCGCCCTGGATGGCCAGGCATCCGGCTTCCGCGACCTGGGCGTCCGCGCGAGCATCGCGTTCGATGGCCTCATCACCTTCGCGGGCATCCTGGGCGTGGGATTGATTTTTCTGCTGTTCTTGCACCGGAAGCCTCGGCCTACGGCGGTTTGAGGGGGGATGTCCAATTCGAGGCAGCCGGCCGGACTTCGCGCCGGCATTACCGGAGCGGCAGCTAGGATTCCCAGACAATGGCTCTCGACCCCTCCGGCGCGAAGACCCTGATCCAGGTTCAGAAGAAGAGCTATCTCACCGGGGCGGGCTATTTGCTCTGTGGTCTGGCTTTCCACTGCCTGGTGTCGGGGGAGTGGCCTCCGGGGCTCGTGGTGAGCGAGCTCGTCCTCGTGGGGCTCTT is a genomic window of Stigmatella erecta containing:
- a CDS encoding putative DNA modification/repair radical SAM protein, producing MDVRKKLEILADAAKYDASCSSSGGKRKASKEGLGSVEGMGICHSYTPDGRCVSLLKILLTNFCIYDCQYCINRISSDTARARFTPAEVVLLTLDFYKRNYIEGLFLSSGVIKSPDYTMEQLIEVARALREVHLFQGYIHLKTVPGASKELIDEAGRYADRLSANIELPTDGDLRKLAPEKSFAVTGETMKEISTRVEQSKAERKESPRAPKFAPAGQSTQMIVGATPTPDATILDTASRLYSRFGLKRVYYSAYSPIPLVDARLPAKSPPLVREHRLYQADWLLRFYGFRVDELAPSEAPDLSLEMDPKLAWALRRRELFPVDVNRAPREMLLRVPGMGVRTVDRLLRIRRWHRVTLADLARLRVPLTRVKPFIQTADHRPTGLLDSPRLAERMKPPATQLSLFTSAQEALTGEL
- a CDS encoding GNAT family N-acetyltransferase is translated as MTAHEASLRADPALVEIWVNGWALTRGTPPPVREGEALRVDVGLPDQRLRYVYARWSEAVARRARELDTPWCFLKVCASSEEVRPGLPPAWEIRPPGFMMRCDGPMRGNAQLPSGYALDLSGGSPVTLARVFTADGQEAARGRMACVGDVAIYDRIATEPGHRRRGLARSLLLALEAVARARGSRRGLLVATTDGRALYETLGWNLHSLYTTAVIPGPEGV
- a CDS encoding MFS transporter, which codes for MIESEVAPPSPETRWSWPPLFGLLEIQFGAAVGFLQTAVPYWLARDGMPLAQIGLLSGTAFSPHAWKLLWVPLIDLGPWRRIWYGVGTLLTALFLLACAFLDEPAQHLGLYTLLLTGLQATASTAHAALNGLMATTTRTEDKGRTGGWQMAGNVGATSMLGALCIWLASVSSRQTVGLVMAGLVLASGAGIFWITERPGARASPGPLLRAAWERVKGIVSDLLRTAFSRDGLVMLVLCLMPVSCGALTNLFSAMAGDYQVSQHVVELVNGLGMGVTGALGSLLGGWLSDRMNRKLNYALMGGATGLCAFAMAAAPLTPSTYVWGTLAYSFANGAAFAAFAGMVLDMVSEGAAVTTKYTLFVAASNLSISYVTALDGQASGFRDLGVRASIAFDGLITFAGILGVGLIFLLFLHRKPRPTAV
- a CDS encoding MaoC family dehydratase, yielding MSLPVSLELDALPSLGVQLVRAAVARKPSRAAEVPRLEVRVRHVVAEPQRLARYRAVCGFEADGFLPATYPQVLATPLHMALLNRPEFPYRLLGMIHIRNVIRQMRRLPDDAPLAISCFLEGQREVRLGRELDLSTHVEVEGVRVWEAVTTMLRRLPGGDASRKERKASEEEGAAFRDSRPAHWTVPAGVGRRYARASGDYNPIHLSALAARPFGFPRAIAHGMWTLSRCLAEMGEAGEVPALTLTCEFRRPLFLPSRVRFQTARQEEAIAFRVSAEEGVVHLEGSLR